In the genome of Candidatus Nanopelagicales bacterium, one region contains:
- a CDS encoding UvrD-helicase domain-containing protein, whose protein sequence is MTAPVSAPGPRSPGSAPGSNGPDVRPEDLRDLVGIPLTDEQVAAATAPLAPGVVVAGAGSGKTTVMAARVVWLVASGQLRPDQVLGLTFTNKAAAALLAGVRSSLRRAGVELGDGLDPDEPGEPVVSTYHAFASRLLAEHGLRIGVEPGARLLADAARYQVAYRAVCRTRHPVAALDTGPAFVVADVLALDDALAEHAVEPADLRAHDERLLAEVAALPAPQKAALELARTSRRRIDLSVLVEEFRALKADGDLVDFADQVRLSRQLAETRPEVGAMLREDFRVVLLDEYQDTSTAQRRLLQALFGAGHPVTAVGDPCQAIYGWRGASVFNIDAFPDHFPIVEPEGDVRPAPRYPLSQNRRSGPRILDLANDVSAPLREVHPGVRPLTPGATGKGGGALRCALLDTFTDEVAWVADRVAEAGRARGSWRDVAVLCRASVDFPALQEALEQRGVPVEVSGVAGLLERPEVVDLRSVLEVLHDPTANAALLRLLTGPRWAIGARDLAVLGQRAADLAGGRRRRDPDEPRPSLGEALEDAVAGVDPAEIVSLSDALEDLGSPATWHYSPQARERLTALAAELRSLRAVVGEPLADLVHRVLAVTGLDVEIAASPAAVARRRRTTLAAFVDLASAFRGVEGEATLGAFLAWLRDAERYDAMPEVAVGSPRDAVALMTVHKAKGLEFPVVVLPFLSETVFPSAKSAPRWPTSPVTVPLRIRDEAVPPDLAGYPGPEGPTAKALTAFKQASREQELLDETRLAYVALTRAESLLVASGSWWGPHQSTRRGPSAYLSAVRDACEAGAGTVDHWADPPPDGAVNPAREAATREVAWPAPVDLEARARLRAVADAVRAAVPAVPDADPTDPGGTDPGGTDPGGTDPGGTDPGGTDLGGTDPGGTDPGGTDPDGSALGPGDRDLVAAWDRDLRLLLAERHRAEAAERVVALPDSLSATQLMALHDDPDSFARALVRPMPRPPSPSARRGTRFHAWVESRFGQQPLLDPDDLPGAADSGIDSDADLDAMREAFLGTDYAARTPVAVEAPFALVLGGRVVRGRIDAVFGEEVLFDDLARWEVVDWKTGRDGKADPLQLALYRLAWAELQGVDPERVDAAFLYVRTGRVVRPGSLPGRAELEAILSGAGPGSGGRGRGSGAAGQ, encoded by the coding sequence GTGACCGCCCCCGTCTCCGCACCTGGCCCGCGCTCCCCGGGGTCGGCGCCCGGGTCGAACGGACCCGACGTCCGCCCGGAGGACCTGCGCGACCTGGTCGGCATCCCGCTCACCGACGAGCAGGTGGCGGCCGCCACCGCGCCGCTCGCGCCCGGTGTCGTCGTCGCCGGCGCCGGGTCGGGCAAGACCACCGTGATGGCCGCCCGGGTGGTGTGGCTGGTGGCCTCGGGCCAGCTGCGGCCCGACCAGGTGCTCGGCCTGACGTTCACCAACAAGGCCGCGGCCGCGCTGCTGGCCGGGGTCCGCAGCTCGCTGCGGCGGGCCGGGGTGGAGCTCGGCGACGGGCTGGACCCGGACGAGCCGGGCGAGCCGGTGGTGTCGACCTACCACGCCTTCGCCTCCCGGCTGCTCGCCGAGCACGGCCTGCGGATCGGGGTGGAGCCCGGGGCCCGGCTGCTCGCGGACGCGGCCCGCTACCAGGTCGCCTACCGGGCGGTCTGCCGTACCCGCCATCCCGTCGCCGCCCTGGACACCGGGCCCGCGTTCGTGGTGGCCGACGTCCTCGCCCTGGACGACGCCCTCGCGGAGCACGCGGTCGAGCCGGCCGACCTGCGGGCCCACGACGAGCGGCTGCTGGCCGAGGTGGCGGCGCTCCCCGCGCCGCAGAAGGCCGCGCTCGAGCTGGCCCGCACCTCGCGGCGGCGGATCGACCTGTCCGTGCTGGTCGAGGAGTTCCGCGCGCTGAAGGCCGACGGCGACCTGGTCGACTTCGCCGACCAGGTCCGGTTGTCCCGGCAACTGGCGGAGACCCGACCGGAGGTCGGGGCGATGCTGCGCGAGGACTTCCGGGTGGTGCTGCTCGACGAGTACCAGGACACCTCGACCGCCCAGCGCCGGCTGCTGCAGGCGCTGTTCGGTGCCGGGCACCCCGTCACGGCGGTCGGCGACCCCTGCCAGGCGATCTACGGCTGGCGCGGCGCCAGCGTGTTCAACATCGACGCCTTCCCCGACCACTTCCCGATCGTGGAGCCGGAGGGTGACGTGCGCCCGGCGCCGCGCTACCCGCTGTCGCAGAACCGGCGCTCCGGACCCCGGATCCTCGATCTGGCCAACGACGTGTCCGCGCCGCTGCGCGAGGTGCATCCCGGCGTCCGCCCGCTGACCCCGGGCGCCACCGGTAAGGGCGGCGGCGCGCTGCGCTGCGCGCTGCTCGACACCTTCACCGACGAGGTCGCGTGGGTCGCGGACCGGGTCGCCGAGGCCGGTCGGGCCCGCGGGTCCTGGCGCGACGTCGCCGTGCTGTGCCGTGCGTCGGTCGACTTCCCGGCGCTGCAGGAGGCGCTGGAGCAGCGCGGCGTCCCCGTCGAGGTGTCCGGGGTCGCGGGACTGCTCGAGCGCCCCGAGGTCGTGGACCTGCGCAGCGTGCTCGAGGTGCTGCATGACCCCACGGCCAACGCCGCACTCCTGCGGCTGCTCACCGGGCCGCGGTGGGCGATCGGCGCGCGCGACCTGGCCGTGCTGGGCCAGCGTGCGGCGGACCTCGCCGGCGGACGGCGACGGCGCGACCCGGACGAGCCGCGGCCCAGCCTCGGGGAGGCGCTGGAGGACGCGGTCGCCGGAGTGGACCCCGCGGAGATCGTGTCCCTGTCGGACGCGCTGGAGGACCTCGGGTCACCCGCGACGTGGCACTACTCCCCGCAGGCGCGGGAGCGGCTGACCGCGCTGGCGGCCGAGTTGCGGTCGCTGCGGGCCGTCGTCGGCGAACCGCTCGCGGACCTGGTCCACCGGGTGCTCGCCGTGACGGGGCTCGACGTCGAGATCGCTGCGTCGCCGGCCGCGGTCGCCCGGCGGCGCCGGACCACGCTCGCGGCCTTCGTGGACCTGGCCTCGGCGTTCCGCGGGGTCGAGGGGGAGGCCACGCTCGGAGCGTTCCTGGCCTGGCTGCGCGACGCCGAGCGCTACGACGCGATGCCGGAGGTCGCGGTCGGCTCGCCGCGCGACGCGGTCGCGCTGATGACGGTGCACAAGGCCAAGGGCCTGGAGTTCCCGGTGGTGGTGCTGCCGTTCCTGTCCGAGACGGTGTTCCCGTCGGCCAAGTCCGCACCGCGCTGGCCGACCTCCCCGGTGACGGTGCCGCTGCGGATCCGCGACGAGGCCGTCCCGCCGGACCTGGCCGGCTACCCCGGGCCGGAGGGCCCGACGGCGAAGGCACTGACGGCGTTCAAGCAGGCCAGTCGGGAGCAGGAGCTGCTGGACGAGACGCGGCTGGCGTACGTCGCCCTCACCCGCGCGGAGTCCCTCCTCGTCGCCAGCGGGTCGTGGTGGGGGCCGCACCAGTCGACCCGGCGGGGCCCCAGCGCCTACCTGAGCGCGGTCCGGGACGCCTGCGAGGCGGGGGCGGGGACCGTGGACCACTGGGCGGACCCGCCGCCGGACGGTGCCGTCAACCCGGCCCGCGAGGCCGCGACCCGCGAGGTCGCGTGGCCCGCCCCGGTCGACCTCGAGGCGCGCGCACGGCTGCGCGCGGTCGCCGACGCCGTCCGCGCCGCCGTGCCGGCCGTACCGGACGCGGACCCCACCGACCCCGGCGGCACCGACCCCGGCGGCACCGACCCCGGCGGCACCGACCCCGGCGGCACCGACCCCGGCGGCACCGACCTCGGCGGCACCGACCCCGGCGGCACCGACCCCGGCGGCACCGACCCGGACGGCAGCGCGCTCGGCCCCGGCGACCGGGACCTGGTCGCGGCCTGGGACCGCGATCTGAGGCTGCTGCTGGCGGAGCGCCACCGCGCCGAGGCCGCCGAACGCGTGGTGGCCCTGCCGGACTCGCTGTCCGCGACCCAGCTGATGGCGCTGCACGACGACCCCGACTCCTTCGCCCGCGCCCTGGTCCGGCCGATGCCGCGACCACCGTCGCCGTCGGCCCGCCGCGGCACCCGCTTCCACGCCTGGGTGGAGTCGCGGTTCGGGCAGCAGCCGCTGCTGGACCCGGACGACCTGCCCGGTGCCGCCGACTCCGGGATCGACTCCGACGCCGACCTCGACGCCATGCGGGAGGCATTCCTCGGCACCGACTACGCCGCTCGCACCCCCGTCGCGGTGGAGGCCCCGTTCGCGCTCGTCCTCGGCGGCCGGGTCGTCCGCGGCCGCATCGACGCCGTCTTCGGGGAGGAGGTGCTGTTCGACGACCTCGCCCGCTGGGAGGTCGTGGACTGGAAGACCGGCCGCGACGGCAAGGCCGATCCGCTGCAGCTGGCCCTCTACCGGCTGGCCTGGGCCGAGCTGCAGGGCGTCGACCCCGAACGCGTGGACGCGGCGTTCCTGTACGTGCGGACCGGTCGCGTCGTCCGTCCCGGTTCCCTGCCGGGCCGGGCGGAACTGGAGGCGATCCTGTCCGGAGCCGGCCCCGGCTCCGGGGGCCGAGGGCGCGGGTCTGGCGCGGCGGGTCAGTAG
- a CDS encoding ATP-dependent DNA helicase, protein MLVLDRTPRPPAEAPDLDAAQRRVVAHRHGPLLVLAGPGTGKTTTLVESIVARLSGPQPLRPEQVLGLTFGRRAAAELRDRVLARVGGGAVPTIATFHSYCYGLVRQWSDPEAFASPLRLLSGAEQEQRLRELLVGSVESGRVAWPAELGAALGTRGLAAEVRAVLARGRGLGFDPDELARFGREQGNPAWAAVGEFAGEYLDVLDAEGVTDYTELVHRALLLASTPHVRDELRRTYRAIYVDEYQDTDPAQVALLRALAGPDAALVVVGDPDQAIYAFRGADVGGLLRFRSQFAVGGEPAPVEVLDRTRRFGPVLRAAASRVLGDRVPAGLDLATVRRHRAPASDAHGTGPGSVQVLLTDDAGSEAAWIADLLRRAHLGEAGDAAVPWSQMAVLVRSGVRQIPGLRRALTSAGIPVEVAGDEIPLHEEPAVAPLLAALSVAADRSRLTVDVAEELLLSPLGGLDPTDLRRLGRLLRRAEREVLAVTGPLGAGPRPSAVLVREALDDPRDLATLDAGPDRESVASVRRLADLLHRARAVLEDGGSPHDALWVLWSGTGWGQRLEEAALRGGPAGRRADRDLDAVCALMDAVERAQERAGVKGATALLAELASQQIPAGPLAEAVVRGEAVRLLTAHRAKGLEWRLVVVAGVQEDGWPDLRRRGSFLQADRIGRDGLVPPPRRAELLGEERRLFYVACTRARERLVVTAVQEPGDDGEQPSRFVADLLGHDLPMVEGAGTLPAADGVVVRRVTGRPARPLTLAGLVAELRATATDPDRPAALREAAVQRLARLAAPGPDGRPRVMAADPASWWGLAEMTPGAVPVRPPDQPVKLSGSALERVQRCPLQWFLSREVRAESSRSTALGFGSVLHVLADRIARGEVAADLDALDELLDPLWPRLSFEARWHAEAERVEARAALARLLAWSAADDRTLVGTEVDFDVALSVPRPEADADDDVEVRIRGSMDRVSRDGSGRVHVDDLKTGRRAPTAGEVRDHVQLGVYQVAVRHGALGAGPEPTSGASLVQLRLDAGAGSSTPKVQSQPALDDAAEGADWVEEALGRAAVLVLAEDFAALPGPQCDRCEFRRVCPTGPQGTAVTP, encoded by the coding sequence GTGCTCGTCCTCGACCGCACCCCGCGCCCCCCGGCCGAGGCGCCCGACCTCGACGCAGCCCAGCGCCGTGTCGTCGCCCACCGCCACGGTCCGCTGCTCGTGCTCGCCGGCCCCGGCACCGGCAAGACCACGACCCTGGTCGAGTCCATCGTCGCCCGACTGTCCGGCCCGCAGCCGCTGCGTCCGGAGCAGGTGCTCGGGCTGACGTTCGGGCGCCGCGCGGCCGCCGAGCTGCGGGACCGCGTCCTGGCGCGCGTCGGTGGCGGCGCGGTGCCGACCATCGCCACCTTCCACTCGTACTGCTACGGCCTGGTCCGGCAGTGGAGCGACCCGGAGGCGTTCGCCTCGCCGCTGCGGCTGCTGTCCGGGGCGGAGCAGGAGCAGCGGCTGCGCGAGCTGCTGGTCGGCTCCGTGGAGTCCGGCCGGGTCGCCTGGCCGGCCGAGCTCGGCGCGGCGCTGGGCACCCGCGGGCTCGCGGCCGAGGTGCGCGCGGTGCTGGCCCGCGGGCGCGGGCTGGGGTTCGACCCCGACGAGCTGGCCCGCTTCGGCCGCGAGCAGGGCAACCCGGCGTGGGCCGCGGTGGGGGAGTTCGCCGGGGAGTACCTCGACGTCCTCGACGCCGAGGGGGTCACCGACTACACCGAGCTGGTCCACCGCGCGCTGCTGCTGGCGTCCACGCCGCACGTCCGGGACGAGCTGCGCCGGACCTACCGGGCGATCTACGTCGACGAGTACCAGGACACCGACCCCGCGCAGGTGGCCCTGCTGCGTGCCCTGGCCGGACCCGACGCCGCGCTGGTCGTGGTCGGTGACCCCGACCAGGCCATCTACGCCTTCCGCGGAGCGGACGTCGGCGGGCTGCTGCGGTTCCGCTCCCAGTTCGCGGTCGGTGGTGAGCCGGCCCCGGTCGAGGTGCTGGACCGGACCCGTCGCTTCGGGCCGGTGCTGCGAGCGGCGGCGTCCCGCGTGCTCGGCGACCGCGTCCCCGCCGGCCTGGACCTCGCGACCGTACGCCGGCACCGGGCGCCGGCCAGCGACGCGCACGGCACCGGCCCCGGGTCGGTGCAGGTGCTGCTCACCGACGACGCGGGTAGCGAGGCGGCCTGGATCGCGGACCTGCTGCGCCGCGCCCACCTGGGGGAGGCCGGTGATGCTGCCGTCCCGTGGTCCCAGATGGCGGTGCTGGTCCGCTCGGGCGTGCGTCAGATCCCCGGGCTGCGCCGAGCCCTTACCTCCGCGGGCATCCCGGTCGAGGTGGCCGGCGACGAGATCCCGCTGCACGAGGAGCCGGCGGTGGCGCCCCTGCTGGCCGCCCTCTCGGTGGCGGCGGACCGCTCGCGGCTGACGGTCGACGTGGCCGAGGAGCTCCTGCTGTCTCCGCTCGGCGGTCTCGACCCCACCGACCTGCGCCGGCTGGGCCGGCTGCTGCGGCGGGCCGAGCGCGAGGTGCTCGCGGTCACCGGGCCGCTCGGCGCCGGGCCGCGACCGTCGGCCGTGCTGGTCCGGGAGGCGCTGGACGACCCCCGCGACCTCGCCACGCTGGACGCCGGTCCCGACCGGGAGTCGGTCGCGTCGGTGCGGCGGCTGGCCGACCTGCTCCACCGCGCCCGGGCCGTACTGGAGGACGGCGGTTCCCCGCACGACGCGCTGTGGGTGCTGTGGTCCGGGACCGGCTGGGGGCAGCGGCTGGAGGAGGCCGCCCTGCGCGGAGGGCCGGCGGGCCGGCGGGCCGACCGGGACCTCGACGCGGTGTGCGCGCTGATGGACGCCGTCGAGCGTGCTCAGGAGCGGGCCGGGGTGAAGGGAGCCACCGCGCTGCTCGCCGAGCTGGCCAGCCAGCAGATCCCGGCCGGTCCGCTCGCCGAGGCCGTCGTCCGCGGCGAGGCCGTACGCCTGCTCACCGCGCACCGCGCCAAGGGGCTGGAGTGGCGCCTGGTCGTCGTCGCCGGGGTGCAGGAGGACGGGTGGCCCGACCTGCGCCGCCGCGGGTCGTTCCTGCAGGCCGACCGGATCGGACGGGACGGTCTGGTCCCCCCGCCCCGGCGGGCCGAGCTGCTGGGGGAGGAGCGGCGGCTGTTCTACGTCGCCTGCACCCGGGCCCGCGAGCGGCTGGTGGTGACCGCGGTGCAGGAGCCCGGTGACGACGGCGAGCAGCCGTCGCGGTTCGTCGCCGACCTGCTCGGTCACGACCTGCCGATGGTCGAGGGTGCCGGGACGCTGCCCGCGGCCGACGGGGTCGTCGTGCGGCGGGTGACCGGACGGCCGGCCCGCCCGCTGACCCTGGCCGGGCTGGTGGCCGAGCTGCGTGCGACGGCGACGGACCCGGACCGTCCCGCGGCGCTGCGGGAGGCGGCCGTGCAGCGGCTGGCCCGCCTCGCCGCGCCGGGACCCGACGGGCGCCCCCGTGTCATGGCGGCCGACCCGGCGTCGTGGTGGGGGCTGGCGGAGATGACCCCCGGTGCGGTGCCGGTGCGGCCGCCGGACCAGCCCGTCAAGCTGTCCGGCTCCGCCCTGGAGCGGGTGCAGCGCTGCCCGCTGCAGTGGTTCCTGTCCCGGGAGGTGCGGGCCGAGTCGTCGCGGTCCACGGCGCTCGGCTTCGGCTCCGTCCTGCACGTGCTGGCCGACCGGATCGCCCGCGGCGAGGTGGCGGCCGACCTCGACGCCCTGGACGAGCTGCTGGACCCGCTGTGGCCGCGGCTGTCGTTCGAGGCCCGCTGGCACGCCGAGGCCGAGCGGGTCGAGGCACGAGCGGCGCTCGCCCGGCTGCTCGCCTGGTCCGCCGCCGACGACCGCACCCTGGTCGGTACCGAGGTGGACTTCGACGTGGCGCTGTCCGTGCCGCGTCCCGAGGCGGACGCGGACGACGACGTCGAGGTGCGGATCCGGGGGTCGATGGACCGGGTCAGCCGCGACGGTTCCGGCCGGGTGCACGTCGACGACCTCAAGACCGGTCGTCGGGCGCCGACCGCCGGGGAGGTCCGCGACCACGTCCAGCTCGGCGTCTACCAGGTCGCCGTCCGGCACGGCGCGCTGGGCGCCGGGCCGGAGCCGACGTCGGGTGCGTCGCTGGTCCAGCTGCGCCTCGACGCGGGCGCCGGGTCCAGCACCCCGAAGGTGCAGAGCCAGCCGGCCCTGGACGACGCGGCCGAGGGCGCCGACTGGGTGGAGGAGGCCCTGGGCCGCGCCGCGGTCCTGGTCCTGGCCGAGGACTTCGCCGCGCTTCCCGGTCCGCAGTGCGACCGCTGCGAGTTCCGGCGGGTCTGCCCCACCGGGCCGCAGGGGACGGCGGTGACTCCGTGA
- a CDS encoding MGMT family protein → MPSPPPGLPTELAERVLDLVATIPAGRVMTYGDVAAAVGSGPRAVGTVMSRYGGGVPWHRVVRADGRPAAGHEVEAGRLLRGEGIAFRGDRVDLASARWSPPGRRAGPD, encoded by the coding sequence GTGCCGTCGCCGCCCCCGGGCCTGCCGACCGAGCTGGCCGAGCGGGTCCTGGACCTGGTGGCGACCATTCCCGCCGGCCGTGTGATGACGTACGGGGACGTCGCCGCGGCGGTCGGCAGCGGACCGCGGGCGGTCGGGACCGTCATGTCCCGCTACGGCGGCGGGGTGCCGTGGCACCGCGTCGTGCGGGCGGACGGGCGTCCGGCGGCCGGCCACGAGGTCGAGGCCGGGCGGCTGCTGCGCGGCGAGGGGATCGCCTTCCGGGGGGACCGGGTCGATCTGGCGTCGGCCCGGTGGTCCCCGCCGGGGCGGCGGGCCGGCCCCGACTGA
- a CDS encoding flippase-like domain-containing protein translates to MTEQRAEAGRAAAGPRDGASADSVGPGAATPEAAADLADSGTEPTRVLRRDDETPRTVTYPHPPTAAPPDDADSPGSATPPGGATPPDGATPRTPDQDRDRSVDPDRGDASERLTSDLHTVVIEDGVIPRRLRRPIDLARLFLALVLMIAVVLLAYFATSTTEGISEDITEGAALLPDLVVLGLNIVGGIGLLGLPIAVAINLLVRRRGRQLFDALVALLLSAIALTATVVLLQRYADDRLLVALAGSTSTDSVAVTPILGGLISFVTVARLMSRRRWNVAAFVIIGSLIVVTVLTGGITLAGVALSALAGWAIGLLVRYVLGTPTTRPSGVQVADAMARGGYPLTVLRASQSTLVGRRYVATTRVGATLEVVVLDRDLEGAGLASSAWRALRLRDDTGNGAFNMRRTLEHSALMAYAAQQAGAPVPRLLVASEVGPDSSLLAYERVQGTRFATLGDDLTDEDLEGAWRALRTLHEHQLAHRALNADHLLRDPEGQIWLLGTASGTIAAGDVTQRIDIAELLCTLALLTSSERAIGSGRRVLGVSGLSRALPVLQPVALSTETRRAMRKRKDLMVELRDGLVEIRPDADTEQIRIERIRPRTVVMVVLGSVAAYLLLSQLGQVDLVGLVRNASWEWMVVALLASLVTYVGAAWSLSGFVPERLSLWKTMLAQVAGDFATLVSPPTLGAIAINLRFLQKSGLHPALAAASVGVSQVFAFVTHILLLLGVGVAAGTQADFSFDPPPAAVIAVVAVLVILAAMFLIPAVRRAFTKRVAPLLKEVVPRLVTVAQRPLKLVEGVGGILLLNAAYVVVLVACVKAFGGELGIAAIAFVYLAGATIGQAAPTPGGLGAVEAALAAGLTAAGLDSGIAVSAVLLFRLFTFWLPTLPGYAAFNYLQKQGLL, encoded by the coding sequence GTGACCGAGCAGCGGGCCGAGGCCGGGCGGGCAGCAGCCGGCCCGCGCGACGGCGCATCCGCCGACTCGGTCGGGCCGGGCGCGGCGACCCCGGAGGCGGCGGCCGACCTCGCCGACTCCGGCACCGAGCCCACGCGGGTGCTTCGCCGCGACGACGAGACCCCACGCACGGTGACCTACCCCCACCCGCCGACCGCAGCGCCACCGGACGACGCCGACTCCCCCGGGAGCGCGACGCCTCCCGGCGGCGCGACCCCTCCCGACGGCGCGACGCCGCGCACGCCGGACCAGGACCGGGACCGGTCGGTCGACCCGGACCGGGGCGACGCCTCGGAGCGGCTCACGTCCGACCTGCACACCGTCGTGATCGAGGACGGGGTGATCCCCCGGCGGCTGCGGCGGCCGATCGACCTGGCCCGGCTGTTCCTCGCCCTCGTCCTGATGATCGCCGTGGTGCTGCTGGCCTACTTCGCCACCAGCACGACCGAGGGGATCAGCGAGGACATCACCGAGGGCGCCGCCCTGCTCCCCGACCTGGTCGTGCTGGGCCTCAACATCGTCGGCGGCATCGGCCTGCTCGGCCTGCCCATCGCCGTCGCCATCAACCTGCTCGTCCGCCGTCGTGGCCGTCAGCTCTTCGACGCCCTGGTGGCGCTGCTGCTGTCCGCGATCGCGCTCACCGCGACGGTCGTGCTGCTGCAGCGCTACGCCGACGACCGGCTGCTCGTCGCCCTCGCCGGCAGCACCAGCACCGACAGCGTGGCCGTCACCCCGATCCTCGGCGGCTTGATCTCGTTCGTCACCGTCGCCCGGCTGATGAGCCGGCGCCGGTGGAACGTCGCCGCCTTCGTCATCATCGGCTCGCTCATCGTGGTCACGGTGCTGACCGGCGGCATCACCCTCGCCGGCGTCGCCCTGTCCGCCCTCGCCGGCTGGGCGATCGGCCTGCTCGTCCGCTACGTCCTGGGCACCCCGACCACCCGCCCGTCGGGCGTCCAGGTGGCCGACGCGATGGCGCGCGGCGGATACCCGCTCACCGTCCTGCGCGCCTCCCAGAGCACGCTGGTCGGCAGGCGGTACGTCGCCACCACCCGGGTCGGAGCGACCCTCGAGGTGGTCGTACTGGACCGCGACCTGGAGGGTGCCGGGCTGGCGTCGTCGGCCTGGCGCGCGCTGCGCCTGCGCGACGACACCGGCAACGGCGCGTTCAACATGCGCCGCACCTTGGAGCACTCGGCGCTGATGGCGTACGCCGCCCAGCAGGCCGGCGCTCCCGTACCCCGGCTCCTGGTCGCCAGCGAGGTGGGTCCCGACTCGTCGCTGCTGGCCTACGAGCGCGTGCAGGGCACCCGTTTCGCCACCCTCGGCGACGACCTCACCGACGAGGACCTGGAGGGCGCCTGGCGCGCGCTGCGCACCCTGCACGAGCACCAGCTGGCCCACCGCGCGCTCAACGCCGACCACCTGCTGCGGGACCCCGAGGGCCAGATCTGGTTGCTGGGCACCGCCTCCGGGACGATCGCCGCCGGCGACGTGACCCAGCGCATCGACATCGCCGAGCTGCTGTGCACCCTCGCCCTGCTGACGTCGTCCGAGCGGGCCATCGGCAGCGGGCGCCGGGTCCTGGGCGTGTCCGGGCTGTCCCGCGCGCTGCCGGTGCTGCAGCCGGTCGCGCTGTCGACGGAGACCCGGCGGGCGATGCGCAAGCGCAAGGACCTCATGGTCGAGCTTCGCGACGGTCTGGTCGAGATCCGCCCCGACGCCGACACCGAGCAGATCCGGATCGAGCGGATCCGGCCGCGCACCGTCGTCATGGTCGTGCTGGGGTCGGTGGCCGCCTACCTGCTGCTGTCCCAGCTCGGCCAGGTGGACCTCGTCGGTCTGGTCCGCAACGCGTCGTGGGAGTGGATGGTCGTCGCGCTGCTGGCGTCGCTGGTCACGTACGTGGGGGCCGCCTGGTCGCTGTCCGGGTTCGTGCCGGAGCGGCTGTCGCTGTGGAAGACGATGCTGGCCCAGGTGGCCGGCGACTTCGCGACCCTGGTGTCGCCGCCGACCCTGGGCGCGATCGCCATCAACCTGCGCTTCCTGCAGAAGTCCGGTCTGCACCCCGCGCTCGCCGCCGCCAGCGTCGGGGTCAGCCAGGTCTTCGCGTTCGTCACGCACATCCTGCTGCTGCTCGGCGTCGGCGTGGCGGCGGGGACGCAGGCGGACTTCTCGTTCGACCCGCCGCCGGCGGCGGTGATCGCCGTCGTCGCCGTGCTGGTGATCCTCGCGGCGATGTTCCTCATCCCCGCCGTCCGACGGGCCTTCACCAAGCGGGTCGCACCGCTGCTCAAGGAGGTCGTGCCGCGGCTGGTCACGGTCGCGCAGCGACCGCTGAAGCTGGTCGAGGGCGTCGGCGGGATCCTGCTGCTCAACGCGGCGTACGTGGTCGTCCTCGTCGCCTGCGTCAAGGCGTTCGGAGGCGAACTGGGCATCGCGGCGATCGCGTTCGTCTACCTCGCCGGCGCGACGATCGGGCAGGCCGCACCGACCCCCGGTGGTCTGGGCGCCGTCGAGGCCGCCCTGGCCGCCGGTCTGACCGCCGCCGGGCTGGACTCCGGCATCGCGGTCTCCGCCGTGCTGCTGTTCCGGCTGTTCACGTTCTGGCTGCCGACGCTGCCCGGGTACGCCGCGTTCAACTACCTGCAGAAGCAGGGGCTGCTGTAG
- a CDS encoding (4Fe-4S)-binding protein — protein MARRDYPTEGITVHWGAEVCQHSGICAATLPRVFRPQERPWIRADHADADTLAQAIDRCPSGALSYTRTTSEGAHQMTTDADAPEAAAPQVTITPTEDGPYEVRGPVSLLTSNGRPLREGEKLFLCRCGQSAKKPYCDGSHKRVGFRSTVRAKGED, from the coding sequence ATGGCGCGCCGCGACTACCCGACCGAGGGGATCACCGTCCACTGGGGCGCCGAGGTCTGTCAGCACTCCGGGATCTGCGCGGCCACCCTTCCGCGGGTCTTCCGACCGCAGGAGAGGCCCTGGATCCGCGCGGACCACGCGGACGCGGACACCCTGGCGCAGGCCATCGACCGCTGCCCGAGCGGCGCGCTGTCGTACACCCGCACCACCTCCGAGGGAGCACACCAGATGACCACCGACGCCGACGCCCCCGAGGCCGCCGCGCCGCAGGTGACGATCACCCCGACCGAGGACGGGCCGTACGAGGTCCGCGGCCCGGTCTCGCTGCTCACCAGCAACGGCCGCCCGCTGCGCGAAGGCGAGAAGCTCTTCCTGTGCCGGTGCGGCCAGTCCGCCAAGAAGCCGTACTGCGACGGCTCGCACAAGCGCGTCGGCTTCCGCAGCACCGTGCGGGCCAAGGGCGAGGACTGA
- a CDS encoding response regulator transcription factor produces the protein MIRVLVVDDQALVRSGFAVLLRSDTDIEVVGEAGDGGEALALVRRERPDVVLMDIRMPGMDGLEATRRITSDPATAGTRVLILTTFDRDEYVFEAIRSGASGFLLKDVEPRDLLAAVRVVSEGEALLAPRATRRLIEEYVGAATDPGHPSDRFDLAQLTEREREVLVAVARGLSNQEIADQLYMGYATAKTHVSRLLAKMGVRDRAQLVVAAYESGAVAPGRP, from the coding sequence GTGATCCGCGTGCTGGTCGTCGACGACCAGGCGCTGGTGCGCAGCGGCTTCGCCGTCCTGCTGCGGTCGGACACCGACATCGAGGTGGTGGGCGAGGCGGGCGACGGCGGTGAGGCGCTGGCGCTCGTCCGTCGCGAGCGTCCCGACGTGGTGCTGATGGACATCCGGATGCCCGGCATGGACGGGCTGGAGGCCACCCGCCGGATCACCTCCGACCCCGCGACGGCGGGCACCCGGGTCCTGATCCTCACCACGTTCGACCGCGACGAGTACGTGTTCGAGGCGATCCGCAGCGGCGCCAGCGGTTTCCTGCTGAAGGACGTCGAGCCGCGCGACCTCCTCGCCGCGGTCCGGGTCGTCTCCGAGGGCGAGGCGTTGCTGGCCCCGCGGGCGACCCGACGCCTCATCGAGGAGTACGTCGGTGCGGCGACCGATCCCGGGCATCCCTCGGACCGCTTCGACCTGGCCCAGCTCACCGAACGCGAGCGCGAGGTGCTCGTGGCCGTCGCCCGCGGGCTGTCGAACCAGGAGATCGCCGACCAGCTGTACATGGGCTACGCGACGGCCAAGACGCACGTCTCGCGGCTGCTGGCCAAGATGGGCGTGCGCGACCGGGCCCAGCTCGTGGTGGCCGCGTACGAGTCCGGCGCGGTCGCGCCGGGACGCCCGTGA